The Drosophila teissieri strain GT53w chromosome X, Prin_Dtei_1.1, whole genome shotgun sequence genome has a segment encoding these proteins:
- the LOC122624962 gene encoding uncharacterized transmembrane protein DDB_G0289901 produces MRLFVTLCSLLVLSEAKPQGYNYGSGVSGSLTTSSSSGGSGGGFLTAPSHSSVASYGPLGAFQTASVGSLVGSSSAPQSVSHYSGGQGATYTTGGGNGHGATYSTGGHGATYSTGGQGATYSTGGSSNYGGSSFTGFGPSPNIGFGTLAGYQAPSYQQQQEQEVQRGFQEPIIHKQFFTVAAPEEHENLERSKHLVIGRPQKNYRVVFIKAPSSSNANVKLSAEYAPKEEKTVIYVLSKKDNQLEVNDIATPAPTVPSKPEVFFIKYKTDAEASHAQQQIQAEYDRIEGTSEHEDGGVAPAQSVVGILDGGAVGAASSGSSQYVSGVTGSTGGSSQYVSGGTGSIGGSYTTTSTSGGSSGGLAGGVISGGSIIKNAKSAVYLPPNGK; encoded by the exons ATGCGTCTATTTGTG ACCCTCTGCTCTCTGCTGGTCCTTAGCGAGGCCAAGCCCCAGGGCTACAACTATGGCAGCGGAGTCTCTGGTTCTTTGaccacctccagctccagcggAGGATCCGGCGGCGGTTTCCTGACCGCTCCCAGCCACTCCTCGGTGGCTTCGTACGGGCCGCTGGGCGCCTTCCAGACCGCCAGCGTTGGCTCCCTGGTGGGCAGCTCCTCTGCCCCCCAATCGGTGAGCCACTACAGTGGTGGTCAGGGAGCCACCTACACCACTGGCGGTGGTAATGGTCACGGAGCCACCTACTCGACTGGTGGAC ATGGTGCCACCTACTCGACTGGCGGACAAGGAGCCACCTACAGCACTGGCGGTTCCTCCAACTACGGCGGCAGCTCCTTCACCGGATTTGGACCCTCGCCCAACATTGGATTCGGTACTCTGGCCGGCTATCAGGCACCCagctaccagcagcagcaggagcaggaggtccAGCGTGGCTTCCAGGAGCCCATCATCCACAAGCAGTTCTTCACCGTCGCCGCACCCGAAGAGCATGAGAATCTGGAGCGCTCCAAGCATCTGGTGATTGGACGTCCGCAGAAGAACTACCGTGTGGTATTCATCAAGGCCCCATCCTCAAGCAATGCCAACGTCAAGCTGTCCGCCGAGTACGCTCCCAAGGAGGAGAAGACCGTCATCTATGTGCTCAGCAAGAAGGACAACCAGCTGGAGGTCAACGATATCGCCACGCCCGCACCCACCGTGCCCAGCAAGCCGGAGGTCTTCTTCATCAAGTACAAGACCGACGCCGAGGCCTCTCATGCCCAGCAGCAGATCCAGG CCGAATACGACAGGATCGAGGGAACCTCAGAGCACGAGGATGGTGGAGTGGCCCCCGCTCAGTCGGTTGTGGGCATCTTggatggtggtgctgttggtgctgccaGCTCTGGCAGCTCTCAGTACGTTTCCGGAGTTACTGGCTCCACTGGCGGCAGCTCTCAGTACGTTTCCGGAGGCACCGGCTCCATTGGTGGCAGCTACACTACGACCTCGACGTCCGGCGGCAGCTCTGGTGGACTCGCCGGAGGAGTCATCTCCGGTGGCAGCATCATCAAGAATGCCAAGAGTGCCGTCTATCTGCCACCCAATGGCAAATAG
- the LOC122624964 gene encoding serine/threonine-protein phosphatase 2A 56 kDa regulatory subunit epsilon isoform isoform X4, with translation MPAYYAQLVMCIIEFLSANPSHIESYVIGLLKLWPKTSVKKETLFLKEIASILVIREEQEVKKVLVPVFKQIGKCLTGLSAKIAEQTLSLWHDEDFLEVMRRNNEVIMPIVFPSLFRMKRMHLSQIIQELVYIAMNQFLMMNRELFESLTRNYIGAENAERSNPQ, from the exons ATGCCAGCGTATTACGCTCAGCTGGTAATGTGTATTATCGAATTCCTCAGCGCGAATCCATCTCACATAGAAAGTTATGTCATTGGTCTTCTGAAACTGTGGCCAAAGACATCTGTTAAGAAGGAGACTTTGTTTCTCAAAGAGATTGCCAGTATTCTGGTAATAAGAGAAGAGCAAGAGGTTAAGAAAGTTCTGGTGCCGGTGTTtaaacaaattggaaaatgccTGACTGGTCTAAGCGCTAAG ATAGCTGAGCAGACTCTCAGTCTTTGGCACGACGAGGATTTTTTGGAGGTTATGAGGCGCAACAACGAGGTCATCATGCCCATCGTATTTCCATCTCTATTTCGCATGAAGAGAATGCACTTAAGTCAAATAATCCAGGAACTCGTCTACATTGCTATGAATCAGTTTTTGATGATGAACAGGGAGCTGTTTGAAAGCCTAACTAGGAACTACATAGGAGCAGAAAATGCTGAGCGTTCAAATCCGCAATAG